In Deltaproteobacteria bacterium, a single genomic region encodes these proteins:
- the corA gene encoding magnesium/cobalt transporter CorA: MSMVVNCAAYADGRKIGPVDIEDIGEILKFPGQFIWIGLHEPDEPLLRQIQQQFSLHDLAVEDALRAHQRPKLEEYADSLFVVLRTARWRDQQIDFGETHIFVGPRYVVSVRHGASLSYADVRTRCESTPRLLRKGPGFVLYALMDFVVDHYFPIVDALQERLESFEEKIFRGGFDRHTTEEIYALKRDLVALKRAVSPLVEVCNRLVRFDVELVPEDVRVYFRDVYDHVIRINESVDGLRELLTTALEANLSLISVGQNEVTKKLAAWAAILAVPTMIAGVYGMNFDFMPELHWRYGYAAIMGAMVGICGLLYAQFKRTGWL; the protein is encoded by the coding sequence CGAGGACATCGGCGAGATTCTCAAATTTCCCGGGCAGTTCATTTGGATCGGACTGCATGAACCGGACGAGCCGCTGCTGCGCCAGATCCAGCAGCAGTTTTCGCTGCACGACCTCGCGGTCGAGGACGCGCTGCGGGCCCACCAGCGGCCCAAGCTCGAAGAGTACGCCGACTCATTGTTCGTGGTGCTGCGCACCGCCCGCTGGCGCGACCAGCAGATCGACTTCGGCGAGACCCACATCTTCGTCGGCCCGCGTTACGTGGTCTCGGTGCGCCACGGTGCTTCGCTCTCTTACGCCGACGTACGCACCCGCTGCGAGAGCACCCCGCGGCTGCTGCGCAAGGGGCCGGGGTTCGTGCTTTACGCCCTGATGGACTTCGTCGTCGACCACTACTTCCCGATCGTCGATGCGCTGCAAGAGCGGCTGGAGAGCTTCGAGGAGAAGATCTTCCGCGGCGGTTTCGACCGCCACACAACCGAAGAGATCTACGCCCTCAAGCGCGACCTGGTTGCCCTCAAGCGGGCGGTGTCGCCGCTGGTCGAGGTCTGCAATCGCCTGGTGCGATTCGACGTCGAGCTGGTACCCGAAGACGTGCGGGTCTACTTCCGCGACGTCTACGACCACGTGATCCGGATCAACGAATCGGTCGATGGTCTGCGCGAGTTGCTGACCACGGCGCTCGAAGCCAATCTCTCGCTGATCTCCGTCGGTCAAAACGAGGTCACCAAGAAGCTGGCCGCCTGGGCCGCCATTTTGGCGGTGCCGACGATGATCGCGGGCGTGTACGGCATGAACTTCGACTTCATGCCCGAACTGCACTGGCGTTATGGCTACGCCGCGATCATGGGCGCCATGGTCGGCATCTGCGGCTTGCTCTACGCGCAATTCAAGCGCACCGGCTGGCTGTGA
- a CDS encoding TolC family protein: protein MATARTDGTALPRSRFAAPTRGGMGAVICLVVAVAVPAVELRAQESPPAKTLADCIALALDNHPRLKAAAATAAAGAARARQALANYLPQVSATYSANRRNTSAAAGTGTNLGTQADTFNFYSTGVSFSQLLFDFGQALHGIRAARANQQALAADATSEREIVIVTVKRAYFDLLAARRLLAVAEQTVRQSQQQLELAHGRFDVGLAPKFDVTRAQVQLASAELNQLTARNNVALARETLANALGLTGALDFEILDTLDAHELHVSESEALAAAYDHRPELHSLRAQQLAATEQVAALQTRYLPYVTGGGNYTWTGSDYPLQSSWNLGASVNLSIFNGGLTAAQIGEAKANLSQVQFTAEVTRQTIALEVRQAALNLEQAAESIRVSEKGEQQARENLELATGRYHAGVGSIIELTDAQAAFTSAEASHVQSLYSYQTAVAALEKATAVPYTAAVR, encoded by the coding sequence ATGGCCACGGCTCGCACGGATGGAACAGCGCTGCCACGCTCGCGGTTCGCCGCTCCCACGCGCGGTGGCATGGGCGCGGTCATCTGCTTGGTGGTGGCCGTGGCCGTGCCGGCGGTGGAGCTGCGGGCGCAAGAATCGCCGCCGGCTAAGACGCTTGCCGATTGCATAGCGCTCGCGCTCGACAACCATCCGCGCCTAAAAGCGGCGGCGGCCACGGCTGCCGCCGGCGCCGCGCGGGCGCGCCAGGCGCTCGCCAACTACCTGCCACAAGTCAGCGCCACTTACAGCGCCAACCGGCGCAATACCAGCGCCGCGGCGGGTACGGGCACCAACCTCGGCACCCAGGCCGATACCTTCAATTTCTACAGCACCGGCGTCAGCTTCTCGCAGCTGCTGTTCGACTTCGGCCAGGCGTTGCACGGCATCCGCGCCGCCCGGGCGAACCAGCAAGCGCTCGCCGCTGATGCCACCAGCGAGCGCGAAATCGTCATCGTCACCGTCAAGCGCGCCTATTTCGACCTGCTAGCCGCGCGCCGCCTGCTGGCCGTCGCCGAGCAGACCGTGCGCCAGAGCCAGCAGCAGCTGGAGTTGGCGCACGGGCGCTTCGACGTGGGTCTGGCCCCCAAGTTCGACGTCACCCGCGCGCAGGTGCAACTCGCCAGCGCGGAACTGAACCAGCTGACCGCGCGCAACAACGTCGCGCTGGCGCGCGAGACCCTCGCCAACGCCCTCGGCCTCACCGGCGCGCTCGACTTCGAGATCCTCGATACCCTCGATGCCCACGAACTCCACGTCAGCGAAAGCGAGGCGCTGGCGGCCGCCTACGATCACCGGCCGGAGCTGCACTCGCTGCGCGCGCAGCAACTGGCCGCCACCGAGCAAGTCGCCGCGCTGCAAACGAGATACCTGCCGTACGTCACCGGCGGTGGCAACTACACCTGGACCGGCAGCGACTATCCGCTACAATCGAGCTGGAATCTGGGTGCCAGCGTGAACCTCTCGATTTTCAACGGCGGGCTGACAGCGGCGCAGATCGGCGAGGCCAAAGCCAACCTCTCGCAGGTGCAGTTCACCGCCGAGGTCACCCGGCAGACTATCGCGCTCGAAGTGCGCCAAGCCGCGCTCAATCTCGAACAAGCGGCCGAGAGCATCCGCGTCTCCGAGAAAGGCGAGCAGCAGGCACGCGAGAATCTCGAACTCGCCACCGGCCGCTACCATGCTGGGGTCGGCAGCATCATCGAGCTGACCGACGCCCAGGCCGCGTTCACCAGCGCCGAAGCCAGCCACGTGCAGTCGCTGTACAGCTATCAGACGGCGGTGGCGGCGCTGGAGAAGGCCACGGCCGTGCCTTATACCGCTGCGGTTCGTTAG